TACAGCCGATAGCGCCCGGTCGCCCCCGGCAGCAGGGCGACGGGCGCGCCGCCCTCACGCCGAAAGGCCACGATCGCGCCGCTGTCGCCGCGCCACCATTGCTCCCCCGGGGAGAGGCGCACCCGCCTGGCCCGCACTCCCGACGCGCGCAGGACGGCGGCGAGCGTCGGCGGCTCCCCGGAGAGCCCGGCCGGCTCCCGGATGGCGATGCGCTCATGACGTCCGACCGCGCGCAGCGCCGCCATCAGTGCCGCGCCGCTCGATGCGGCCGGCGCGGCCGGAGCCAGGAGGCGGTACAGCCGTCCGCGCGCCTCGTCCTCGTCGCGGCGGCGCCACGCCGAGCGCGCGACCTGCAGGTTGGCCTGGTCGACCAGTGCCAACTGCCGGTTGAACAGCTCCGCGGCGAACGCCAGGCGGTGGAACCCCGGCAGGGCGCGGGACAACAGCGTCTCGCTGCCGAGTGCGTGTGAAGGGCGAACCGCGATCCGGGCCGGTTCATGAAGCGTGGCCCAGCCGCCCGGCGCCAGCGGCACGAGTTCCCCCTCCCGTGGATCCTCGGTGCCGAACAGCAGCGCCGCTCCGCCCTGCACCCACACTACGCCTGCGGCGCTCGCCACCACGCCGCTGACCCCGCTCCTGACGCCTTCGGCGAGCAGTACCTCCGGGCGCGGTCGAGGCTCTACCTGGGCGGCGATCGCGGACACGAAACCGCTGATCCAGTGGTCGGCGTGCGCGGCGAGCGCACGGCGCATCGTATCGGCGCCGTCGCCCGGGCCGCGGGTGAGGTCGGCGGCGGACATGCGGCGCAGGATGGTGCCCGGCAACCCCTTGGCCACCACCCTCAACCCCTCAGTGCCGGCGGCGCCGAACGCCAGCCGGCCCGTCTCCAGCCGCAGCACATGGTGAAACGGCGCCTCCGCCGTGCCGTCGCGGACGCGGACCAGGAAGACGTCGAGTGCGCCGCGCTCGACCAGCCACACGCGCGCGGGGTCATCGAGCCTCACCGGGCGGTTCGCCGCGCTCACCACGCGCTCACCCCGGACACCGGTGATCACGGCGAGACGCCCGGGCCGTTGGTCGGCGGCCCCTGAACCGTGCTCTTCGAGAGTGCCTCCGTGCTCAGGATGCATGGACGAGTTCCCGGTAGAGACCGCCCTCGGCGGCGATAAGATCGTCATGGACGCCTTCCTGCACCGCCCGCCCGCCGTCGAGCACGATGATGCGGTCACAGTCGCGGATTGTGCTCAGGCGGTGGGCGACGATCAGGCACGAGCAGCCGCGGCGGCGCAGTGCGTCGTCGATCCGCATCTCGGTGACCGCGTCGAGCGCCGCCGTGGCCTCGTCGAGAATCAGCAGCGAGGGGCCGGTGACCAGCGCGCGGGCGATCTCCAGCCGCTGGCGCTGGCCGCCGCTGAAGTTGCGTCCGCGTTCCTCGACCTCGGCGTCGTAGCCACCGGATCGGGCGATGATCTCGTCATGGATCGCCGCATCGCGGGCCGCGCCGATCACCTGCGGGTCAGGAACGTTCGGGTCCCACAGCGTGAGATTGTCGCGCACCGAGCCCGCGATCAGCGCCGTGTCCTGGGTCACGACCGCGATCGAGTCGTTGAGCACCGCGCGCGGGATCTCGGCGCGGCTCATGCCGTCGAACAGTATCTCACCCGACCAGGGCCGGTAGATCCCCGCCGCCAGCAGCGACAGGGTCGACTTGCCCGATCCGCTGGGTCCGACGATGGCGACGCACTGGCCGGGCTCGATCGTGAGGTTGAATCGGTCGATCAGCGGTGGCCGATAGCGCTGAAACCCGAACGTAACGTCGCGCATCTCGACCCGGCCGCGCAGCCGGAGCCGCCCGCCGACGCTCGCGACACCCGGCGCGGCGGGCGGTTCGGCCTCGCTCCCCGCGTCCGGCGGGGCGCTCCGCGCGTCCGGGGCGACGAAGTCCGCGTTGCGCGGGTCGAGCACCTCCTCCAGCCGTGCCAACTCCGCGTCCAGCGTGCGGACCAGCTCGGCAAACTGCACGAACCGCCCGACCGGCTGCAGGAAGTTCCAGGCCAGCACGTAGAACGCGATCAAGCTGCCGAGCGGCATCGCCGACGACGACGCGTACCATCCGCCGATCGCCAGCACCGCGGCCCCGCCGAGTGCGGTAAACAGGACCGGCACCGCCTCGGTGACGTGACCGAGCTCCTCGAATCGCTGGCGGGCGTTCAGCTCGCGCGCCTGGTGTCCGCCCCAGCGGGCGTAGAAGCCATCCTCGGACGCGGTCGCCCGAATGGTCTCGATGATGCGCAATCCGCCGAGACCGACGCCCGTCCACAGGCCATGCTCGCGGCGCAAGGCATGGCTGTCGTCGGTCCGCCAGCGGCTTGCGAGCCGTGCGGCAATCGCGCACGACACCGCGATCAGCACCACCACGGCCGCGAGGGTCGCATCGTACACGAACATCAGCGACAGGAACGCCAGGCTCATCGCCAGCTCGACGGTCACGCCCACCGACTGCCGCACGCCGACGGTGACGACCCGCTCGATGGAGTGCATCCGCGACAGCAGGTCTCCGGCCATGCGGCGCGCGAAGAAGCGCGCCGACCGGCCCAGCAGACGGCCCACGAAGCGATCCGCCTGCCGAACCGCGACCGCGACCGACAGCCGCCGCAGCGCCCGCACGCGCAGCCACGTGAGCAGGTAGGCGACCGCGGCGGCGGCGGCCATGGCACCCACCAGGACACCGCTCCAGCCGCTCTGTGCACCCGCGAGAACGTCGTCGACGAACAGGCCCAGCAGGATCGGTGCCGCCACCCCCGGCGCGGCGAGCAGCAGCCCGGCAAGGATCGCGAACAGGAGCGACCGCCGGAATCCGCTCACCCAGGGCCACAGTCGGCGCAGTACGCCCGGCGGCCTCCCGGTGCGGTGGAACGACTCGCCCGGCCCCAGTTCCAGGGCCACCCCGGTGAACGCGCGGTCGAACCCGTCCCGGTCCACCACGCGCCGGCCGCGGCTCGGATCGTTGAGATGGTAGCCTCGCTTCCCGATCCCCTCCAGCACGACGAAGTGCCGGAACTCCCAGAACAGGATGGCCGGCAGCGACAGCCCGGGAAGATCCTCCATGTCCTGCCTCCAGCCGGTCGCCTGCAGCCCATACTGGCGCGCCGCGCGTACGATGTCGGCGGCTGAGCAGCCGTCGCGGCCCACGTCGCACGCCTCGCGCATCTCCTCGAGCGACACCCAGTGTCCAAAGTGGCGGAGCACGGCGGCCAGGCACGCGGCGCCGCACTCGGTCGCCTCCATCTGAAACATGAGCGGCGTGCGTGCGCGGCGGGTAAACGTCGGCATCGTCCCCTACCTGCGGATCAGGAGACGGAACGGAGACGTGCGTTCGACCACGACCTCGATCCGGCACGGCGTGCCGTCGTCGAGGCGTCGCAGCGCACCGTCCGGGGGCACGGACCCCGGCGTGTTCGCAATCGCGATCCGGAGGAGATGACCCCGTCCCGGCATGGGGGCGTCCGGAAGCACTCGCGTCAGCCAGCCCGGAGGACTCGCGGCGCGCGGCGCGATCGTGGTGAGCCTTGCCTGCAGCACGCGGACCCCCTCGGGCGACTCGACCGCCACCCGCGCGCTCATGCCGGCGGCGAGCAGCCACGCGTCCCTCGGCGGGACGAACGCCACCGCGTCCATCCGGCGGGCGCCTCCATATACGACGTCGGCGACCGGTCCGCCGGCGGGAATCGTCTGGCCGCGTGTCACGAGCACGGCGGCTACCACGCCGCTACCGGGACTGACGATGGTCGCTTCTGCCGGCGCCGCCCCGCGTTGGGCAACGGCGATCCGGACAATCACCTCGCCACGGGCCACCCGCCGTCCCGCCGGCGTCAGAATGTCGGTCACCGCTCCCGCGGCGCCCGACAGGAGCGTGCGCCGGTCGCCGGACAGGACCAGCACGCCATCCGCGAGCAGCGTGCGTTCCACGCTGCCGAAGACGCCCCAGGCGACGAGCGCGGCAAGGGCCAGCCCCAGGCACGCAAGCACCACCCATTCGCGAGGCGCGGTCACCTGAGCGCGGTCGTCCAGCGGCTCCGCCTGTGCATTGCGGACAATGGCGCGCTCTCGAAACTGACTGCCGCCGAGGCCGGTCACGAGACGCCTCCCCGATCACGACAGCGGGCGAAGCACGCAGGCGACATAGCCCTTCGCTCCCGCCGCACCGCCACCGGAAGTACCGCCGCGTCCGTCACCCGCGACGGCCAGCTTGACGTGGTGCAGCCCGCAATGCAGTTCGGAGACGCCGGAGGGTGAGAAGAACCGCTCGCTGCGGGTGGCGAGCCCGAGTGCGTTCGCTCTCTCGGGCAGGCACCACCGCTTGCGCGCCATCAACGCGAGCGCCTGCCGCCAACTCGCGCCAGTGCGCCCCCGTCGGGACAGTTCGAGGCCGAGCCGCGGCGCAACGCGTCCCGCCGCCACGTCGAGGGCGAGCACGCAGTTGTCCACTCCGACGGCGCGCATCCGAGCCGGTATCCTGCCGACGGCCGCGGTATCGCCGGTCCAACCGATCCGGGCAAGGAACGCCGCCGCACGGTCACCCAAGGCGCGAATCAGCAGCCGCACGGCGCGCTCCTTGCGATCCGGAAACGCCCCCGCCCAGCGTACCGCGGCGCCGGGCGGTAGCGCGGCGAGCACGCGAGCGACCGCGTCCTGTTCACACGGTTCCTCGTTCCAACCCGCGCCCAGGGCGATCGCGGCGGTCAGCAAGCGCGCGTCGGCGTACCCGCTCGTCACCGCGCTGCGCAAGAAAACGCCCGGCACCGGAGCGTCTTCCACGCCGACGACATCATATTCGAGCGCCACAAGGTCCACGACCGCCGCCAACGGCGACCGCGGCCGCCGCAGTTCGGACAGCAAACGCGCGAGCGATGCCGATCCGGGGCCGGCCGCGGCGCGGTCCCGGATAAGGGCCGCGGCGAAGCGCCCGGCGGGCGGGACCGACAGCAGCAGATCGGCCGCGGCTGCGCGCCGGTCGAGCCGGCACTCGAACCCGAACATGGCGTCGGCGGCCGCCGCGGGCAGCTCTCCGGCGCGTACCGCCAACGACTCCCAACCACGACCGTCGACCAGGGCCGCGGGCAGCGTGGAACTCGCCAGGCGCAGGACGGAGCCGAAACTGCCCGCATCCACGCCCTGTGGCGACTCGCTCCAGGCGGCAGTGAGCCGGGTTCGAGTCACTTCAGAAACAGGGATCCGGGCACCACCCGACGCGTCTCGATAGCGCGATCAGTAGTACCCACTACCGGCGGTGGACGCGAGTTCCTCCTCGGTGAGCTTCTTCGAACGCGGCAGCACCAAGTGAGCGGTCGTCGCGTCTTCCTCGTGGACGTGGAGCGTCAGGTTCTCCGGCAGGACAATGCCGTAGTCGTCATGGAGGAGTGACCTCGGATCCGCCAGCAACCGCGAGCGGAACTCGTCGTCATCGGCCGCCTTCGCGAACAGTTGGTCGCGGAGCTCGGTTGCGGTCATCGCGCCGCTGGTCGTTTCGACTGTACTCATCGAAATCTCCTTGCCGTTGTCACGACGTGTTTGATTCCCGGCGATGGGGTCGCACTTGAACCTTCGGACCACGGACAACTGGAGTCATAGTATCATAACACAACGTGTGCAAGTGTAAAGTTTCGGGGATCATGGGGGATTTTTCGTGATCTTCGCCGCGGACCTCCGGTGGACGGCGGTTGACACGCTGCGCTCTTGAGCGGGACGGTGGCGCGGAGATGGTGCTGTCGTCCGAAGATGCCGCTGCCGCGTTCGGCGCGATCCTCGACGCCCTCTCGCGGGTCGTTTCTCCGGTGCTGATCGACCGCGCCGGCTGGCTCTGCCTGCGCGAGGCGGTCCGTGGGCTGCCGGTCGACCCGGGCACCGGCTTCGGCTTCGAGTTGCGGCTCGGCGACCGCGCTGCCGGGACGGACCTCTACGTGGCAGTGCGGCGCGGGAGCCGGCTCGCAGCGCACTACGTGCGGCGGGGGGAGCAGGAGGCGCCCGGTTCGGCCGCGGCAGGATTCGGCGATCACCTTGCCGCGATCGACGAGAGCGCGCCGTGGGCCGAAGACATGGGCGTCGAGATCGACGTCACTTCCGGCTCGCCCGGGGGTCCTCCCGGACGGTTCGTGCGAATACGATCCGACGCGGCGGACCCCGGCGCTGCCGGATTTCCCGCGGGGCAGACCGTGGGGGAGTGGATCGCGGGCGCCGCCGGCTGGCGCTTGACCGGCGGGGAGCGTGGAGCGCTGGAGCGGACGTTCGACGCGCTGGCGGCTGGCGGCGGCATGGTCGATTGCGTCGGGATCATGCCGGGGCGCGTGCGCCGGGCGTTCAAGGTCGTCAGCCGGACCCTGGAACCCGCGTATGCGCTGCCGCTGCTGGAACGGCTGCGATGGAGCGGACCGGCCGGCGAGATCGCGGCTTTCCTGACCGCGTTCGAGGGATCGTTCCGCACGCTCCGGCTCGCGGTCGGCGTGACCGCGGCCGGCGTCGCGCCGCGCGTCGGACTCGAACTGTTCCAGGACGAGCCGGGCAGGCTGCATCATGCCGGCGTCGCCGGCTGGCGTCCCTTCCTCGCCCGGCTCTGTGAAGCGGGACTGTGCCTGCCGGACAAGATGGACGCGCTGGCTGCCTGGCCCGGGCGGGAACTCGTGTTCCGAGGGCGGGACGCGTTCGGGGTATTCACCGGCCTCCATCACGTCAAGGTTTCGTTCGACGCGGGCCACCGGGGAGCCGGGGCCGGGGTTGAAGCCAAGGCGTACCCGGCCGCCGGCTATCGCACGTTCGAGACCATCAGGTCGTGGTTCGGCAGGTAGCCCATGCCGCCGGTCGCACGCGGCGTGGGAAGCGGTGGGAATCGCTGGCGGGCGGCGGTGCCCGGGGAGGCCGGGGTGGACGCGGTTGATGCGCAGCGTTCCCGGTGCTACGTTGCGCGGCGAACGTTCAGCGGAGGAACGCAGTGACGGCACGCGGCGAAACGTGGTTCGAGGAGTTGATCGCGGCCCATGCCACGCGGATGCGCGATTCGCCGCTGGCCGGCTACTTTGCCGACCCGTTCCGGTTCTTCGCATGGGCCAGGGCAGAGGCGCCGGTGCTGCACCTTCCGGAAGTCGACTGGTGGGCGGTGGCCCGTTACCACGACATCCGCTCGGTGTTCAGGGATCCGGTAACCTTTTCGTCATCCATTGTCCGCGAGCCCATCACCCCGCTGTGCCCGCGGGCGACGGAGATCCGCGAGTCGGCCGGCGTGCGGCTGGAGCCCACGCTCGCGGACGAGGAGCCGGCGACGCACCGGCGCCACCGGCGCTTGTTCGGCGAGGGGCTGTCCGCACGCCGCGTGGCCCGGCTCGAGCCGATGATCCGCGCCATCGTCAACAGCCAGATCGACCGCTTCGTCGATGACGGGCGCGCGGACCTGCTCGCCGGGCTCCTGCAGCCCGCCGCGAGCCGGATCACGTTCCACCTGCTCGGCGGGGAAGACGACCACTTCGACCTTGCCGACTGGCCCGGCGGGATGCGCCGCGTTGAAACCTGGGGGACACCGACGGAGGCGGCGCAGGTCTCCCACATGCACATGGTGGCCCGGTTGTGGTCCGTCAGCGGCAGGCTGGTGAGACGTGCGATCTCGCACCCCGGCGACAGCTACCTCGGCGACGCGGTGCGCGCCCGGCGTGCACAGCCGGCGCTGTTCACGGACAATTATCTCCACAACGTCGCGTTCCTGCTGCAGACCGCCGGCGCCGACAATCAGAGCCATGCGCTTGCCAACGGCATCAGGACCATGCTCGACGACCGGACGCCCTGGCAACGCCTGTGCGCCGACCCCGGGCTCATCCCCGGCGCGGTCGAAGAGATCCTGCGCTTCGGCACGCCGCTGCTGGCGTTCCCGCGCCTGGCGACCCGCGACACGGAGGTGGGTGGGCGGCACCTTCCCGCCGGAGCGAGAATCCTGCTGCTGCTTGCTTCGGGCAATCGCGACGAAACCGTGTTTCCGGACGGCGAACGGCTGGACATCGACCGCGACAACGCCCGCGATCATCTTTCGTTCGGGCACGGTGCGCACTTCTGCCTCGGAGCGCCGCTGGCCCGGCTGGAGATGAAGATCATCCTGGAGGAGCTGACCCGCCGCCTGCCCCGCCTGCGGTTGGCGGACGGCGGTGCTCCCGAGGTCTTCCGGACGTTCACGTTCCGCGGGCTGAAGCACCTCACGGTGGAGTGGACCCGCAGCTCCGGCGGCAACGGGACCGCTCACCGGTAGCGGATGTCGGAGCACGGAACGACGCGGTTCGAGCAGATGGTCGCCGGTCATGCCGGGTACCTGCGCGGATCGCCGCTGGCCGGCTACCTTGCCGACCCCTACCGATTCTTCGCGTGGGCGAGGGCCGAGGCGCCGGTACTGCACGTAGCGGAAGTCGACTGGTGGGCGGTTGCCCGTTACCGCGACATCCGTGCGGTGTTCACCGACCCGGCAACCTTCTCGTCCGCCAACGTGCGCGGTCCCATGACCACGGCGTCGCTGTGCCCGCAGGCGAGGGAGACGTGCGAATCGGCGGGAGTGCGGCTGGAGCCCGCGCTGGTCGACGAGGATCCGCCGACGCACCGCGGCCACCGGCGTTTCTTCGGCGAGGGCCTGTCCGCGCGCCGCGTGGCCCCGCTGGAGCCGGCGATCCGCGCGCTCGTGACCCGCGAGATCGACCGTTTCGCCGGTGACGGGCGCGCGGACCTGCTCGCCGGGCTTCTGCAGCCGGCCGCAAACAGGGTGATGCTGCGCCTGCTCGGCGGCGGCGACGACGACTACGACCCGGCCGACTTCCCGGGCGGACTGCGCCGCCTCGAAACCTGGGGGGCGTGGACCGAGGCCGCGCAGGTTGCACTGATGAACTCGGTGGTCCGGTTGTGGTCGTTGAGCGGCAGGCTGGCGCGGAGGGCAATCGAGCGTCCCGGCGACAACTACCTCGGCCATGCGGTCCGCGCCCGGCGCGCGGACCCTTCCCTGTTCACGGACAACTACCTCCACAACGTCGCGTTCCTGCTGCAGAGTTCCGCCGCGGACAACCTGAGCCACGCGCTGGCCAACGGCATCCGTGCGCTGCTCGACGAGCGGCCGGCGTGGGAACGGTTGTGCGCCGACCCGGGGCTGATCCCCAACGCCGTCGAGGAGATCCTGCGTCTCGGCGCTTCCGCCCTGGTGTCTCCGCGTCTCGTGACCCGCGACGCCGAGATTGCCGGACGGCACATCCCCGCCGGAGCGAGGGTCATGCTGCTGCGCGCCTCCGGCAACCGCGACGAGACCGTGTTCCCGCGCGGCGAACGACTGGACATCGACCGCGGCAATGTCCGCGACCATCTCTCGTTCGGGCACGGCCCGCACTTCTGCCTCGGGGCGCCGCTCTCCCGGATCGCCATGAAGGTGGTCCTGGAGGAGCTGACCGGGCGCCTGCCGCACCTGCAGTTGGCGGACGGCGGCGTACCGGATGTCGTCCGCGCGTTCACGTTCCGCGGACTGAGGCGCCTCGCCGTCGAATGGGGTTGAACGTGCGCCGCCGCGACGCGGGGGATCCGTACAAGGGCGCGGGAGAGCCCGTGGCGGCGGGGCCGCGTGAGGCGATTGCCCGCGGTCTGCGCTTCCTGGAGAACGCGGTGGATGCGAACGGCGGCTGGCCGGTGCGGCGGTGCGGGAACCGCACGCTGACTGGTCCGGGGTCCGCCGAGCATCCGCCGTTCGTCGCGGGACTTGGACTGCTGGCGCTCCGGGGCTGTGACCACCCGGTAGCCGAACGGCTGCGGCGGCGTACCCGGACGTTCCTGCACGCCTGCATCGGATACCCCGGCGTGTGGCGTTACTGGCCCCGGCTCCCGCCCGACCTCGACGACACCGCGATCTGTTCGCTGGCGGCCGGACCCCACCTCTGGCTCCTGCTGGCACGCAACGTTGCGCTCCTGCTGTCGTTCCGCGACCGCGCGGGCCGGTTCCGAACCTGGATGGCCGGGCCGCAGCGGGTAAGCCACGCCCTGAATCCGGTCGACTCCGTGGTAAATGCCAACGTCGTGGCGTATCTCGGCGACCGCCCGGAGACCCGCGCTGCGCAGCATTGGCTGAAGACGCTGGTCGTGGACGGCAGCCAACAGGACCTCTCGCTGCACTACTACCCCGCCGCCATCGATCTGTACGTGGCGCTGGCCCGTGCGCGCAGCCTTGCTCCGCCGGTGTTCGCGGGGCTGCGGCCGGTGCTGGCAACCCGGATCCTGTCCTGCCGGCGGCCGGACCGAGGGTTCGGGGACACCATGCGCACGGCGCAGGCGCTGACGGCGTTGCACCGCCTGTGCGCCGATGCTCAGGTGGAGGTGGTGCGCACGGCGATCGGCCAGCTCCTGGACGCGCAGCGCGCCGACGGCGGCTGGCCGGAGTGCCTCGCCTGGCTCGGTCAGCCCGGTACGGAACTCGGATTCGGTTCCGAAGCCTTCACCACGGCGTGCTGCGTGGAAGCCTTGGCGTGCGTCGCGTCGGCATGACGGGTACGCTGATCGCCCGATGCGGCAAGGAGGGAGCATGTTGAACGGGGGAGTGATTGGCGCGGGGACCATCGCGCGC
This region of Spirochaetaceae bacterium genomic DNA includes:
- a CDS encoding cysteine peptidase family C39 domain-containing protein translates to MPTFTRRARTPLMFQMEATECGAACLAAVLRHFGHWVSLEEMREACDVGRDGCSAADIVRAARQYGLQATGWRQDMEDLPGLSLPAILFWEFRHFVVLEGIGKRGYHLNDPSRGRRVVDRDGFDRAFTGVALELGPGESFHRTGRPPGVLRRLWPWVSGFRRSLLFAILAGLLLAAPGVAAPILLGLFVDDVLAGAQSGWSGVLVGAMAAAAAVAYLLTWLRVRALRRLSVAVAVRQADRFVGRLLGRSARFFARRMAGDLLSRMHSIERVVTVGVRQSVGVTVELAMSLAFLSLMFVYDATLAAVVVLIAVSCAIAARLASRWRTDDSHALRREHGLWTGVGLGGLRIIETIRATASEDGFYARWGGHQARELNARQRFEELGHVTEAVPVLFTALGGAAVLAIGGWYASSSAMPLGSLIAFYVLAWNFLQPVGRFVQFAELVRTLDAELARLEEVLDPRNADFVAPDARSAPPDAGSEAEPPAAPGVASVGGRLRLRGRVEMRDVTFGFQRYRPPLIDRFNLTIEPGQCVAIVGPSGSGKSTLSLLAAGIYRPWSGEILFDGMSRAEIPRAVLNDSIAVVTQDTALIAGSVRDNLTLWDPNVPDPQVIGAARDAAIHDEIIARSGGYDAEVEERGRNFSGGQRQRLEIARALVTGPSLLILDEATAALDAVTEMRIDDALRRRGCSCLIVAHRLSTIRDCDRIIVLDGGRAVQEGVHDDLIAAEGGLYRELVHAS
- a CDS encoding HlyD family efflux transporter periplasmic adaptor subunit, producing the protein MTGLGGSQFRERAIVRNAQAEPLDDRAQVTAPREWVVLACLGLALAALVAWGVFGSVERTLLADGVLVLSGDRRTLLSGAAGAVTDILTPAGRRVARGEVIVRIAVAQRGAAPAEATIVSPGSGVVAAVLVTRGQTIPAGGPVADVVYGGARRMDAVAFVPPRDAWLLAAGMSARVAVESPEGVRVLQARLTTIAPRAASPPGWLTRVLPDAPMPGRGHLLRIAIANTPGSVPPDGALRRLDDGTPCRIEVVVERTSPFRLLIRR
- a CDS encoding NHLP leader peptide family RiPP precursor; protein product: MSTVETTSGAMTATELRDQLFAKAADDDEFRSRLLADPRSLLHDDYGIVLPENLTLHVHEEDATTAHLVLPRSKKLTEEELASTAGSGYY
- a CDS encoding cytochrome P450, giving the protein MTARGETWFEELIAAHATRMRDSPLAGYFADPFRFFAWARAEAPVLHLPEVDWWAVARYHDIRSVFRDPVTFSSSIVREPITPLCPRATEIRESAGVRLEPTLADEEPATHRRHRRLFGEGLSARRVARLEPMIRAIVNSQIDRFVDDGRADLLAGLLQPAASRITFHLLGGEDDHFDLADWPGGMRRVETWGTPTEAAQVSHMHMVARLWSVSGRLVRRAISHPGDSYLGDAVRARRAQPALFTDNYLHNVAFLLQTAGADNQSHALANGIRTMLDDRTPWQRLCADPGLIPGAVEEILRFGTPLLAFPRLATRDTEVGGRHLPAGARILLLLASGNRDETVFPDGERLDIDRDNARDHLSFGHGAHFCLGAPLARLEMKIILEELTRRLPRLRLADGGAPEVFRTFTFRGLKHLTVEWTRSSGGNGTAHR
- a CDS encoding cytochrome P450, translating into MSEHGTTRFEQMVAGHAGYLRGSPLAGYLADPYRFFAWARAEAPVLHVAEVDWWAVARYRDIRAVFTDPATFSSANVRGPMTTASLCPQARETCESAGVRLEPALVDEDPPTHRGHRRFFGEGLSARRVAPLEPAIRALVTREIDRFAGDGRADLLAGLLQPAANRVMLRLLGGGDDDYDPADFPGGLRRLETWGAWTEAAQVALMNSVVRLWSLSGRLARRAIERPGDNYLGHAVRARRADPSLFTDNYLHNVAFLLQSSAADNLSHALANGIRALLDERPAWERLCADPGLIPNAVEEILRLGASALVSPRLVTRDAEIAGRHIPAGARVMLLRASGNRDETVFPRGERLDIDRGNVRDHLSFGHGPHFCLGAPLSRIAMKVVLEELTGRLPHLQLADGGVPDVVRAFTFRGLRRLAVEWG